In the Xiphias gladius isolate SHS-SW01 ecotype Sanya breed wild chromosome 7, ASM1685928v1, whole genome shotgun sequence genome, TTAAATGGGCTGAATTATTCGGGCTAGCAGAAACGCACAGAAGAAGGAGCGGCAACTATtcactgaaatgtaatttacttAATTAGTGCACATAATACAAGCAAAGGTTTGATTGCGGAATTTGTACAAAAGCCTTGGAACAGCAGCTACTCGGTGTCAACATAAGGTTTAAGGTTGTTGCTCTTGACCACAAGCTGCCTGAGAAGGAGATATGGTTAGATCATTTCCCGGGGGGGCCTTTAGATTGCACTTCAGGTAATTTCAGAAACTCCACTGTTTTCTAGGGTCATTAAGGTTCCATGATGGAGAGTCGttatacactgtatgtatccACTTGGCAGTAGCAACCACTTTTGACGCTGAATGACTGAAACCATGTAATACTtttaatctttgatttttgacGTTTCAACCCCCACAATTATATCCTGGCAATGTGTAGGAGCATTTGGGGAGATCAAATCTTAAGGAAATTTAAAAGAATTCACGAAATGattgaaaacttgttttttttttttccaaaagtgcTTTTGATGGCTGCTTAAGAGTTTCTTTGGTGGGTGGGTTCACAGCGTGGAAGTCTGGACTCATCacctcagtgtttttaaattcaaggCTACGTGTCTGACTACCCATTACTGATCATTTTCTGAGATTTATCTGAGTAATGATTCAAATAACTGTACCCCGTCGCCTTGGTGCTCGGGAAGAAAAGCTGTGTGGGAGGAGGTTTTCGACGAGGCTGGCGCGTTCCGGGCAGCGATCTGCACATGTTGCTGTTCGTAGATGAAATATTACTTCACACGTCGGCGCATCACGGACCTACCAGTAATGTCAGCTGTTCTGATGCAAAGGCTGTGACTCTCCATCAATGTTGTCATTAAAAGGCGGATACCAACATGAGTAAACTCCGCGAGGTCACTCACGACGGACTCCTCCTCACCATACTAAGAAGTTAATAAATGGCTTCGACTGGTGAAAACCTGTCCATATGACTTGGCAGCAGCGGGAACCTCAAGTTCCTCAACCTGTTATTAAGTTTAGCCTACTCGGGGGCTGTTTAGCCAATATTGGTGATCAGTGATGCCAGGAgcaaatggtttttttttgttttgttttgttttattttattttttctgatttgtttggGAGGTTTTGCTGAATAGGCTTATGTGGAGGAACTTTTTTGTTGATTCTCTGAATAATCAATCCGtcagttcttttgttttggtgtgaGTGCcccagcatctctctctctctctctctctctctctctctctctctctctctctctcattgtgaTTCGCCTCTCCTTTATCTGCTGTGGgactccccctcctcctttccacTGCGCCTCAAAAGCGCGATCCATGGTGCGATTGCCTCCTTTTCTCCGTTTTCCTGCACGATGGCATTCTTCAAATATCTCCGCTCTGTTAAGAACGGGCTTATCCTCTTCTCAGCTCCGCTTCTTCTTCTCCCACTGCCTCTAGTGATCGGGACGTCGGTATGTAACTGATTTTCTGGATGAAGAAATACATTGATTTTGATTAAACTTCGCCACACGGATAAAAGTGGAGAAATTCGGAGACAGATCGGAATTTTGGCAGAGAAGAGTTGAAATGTTGGATCTATAATAAGTTGGCAACGTACACTCAActacatttgtttgattttaattttgaaatgtcagGCAATGGGAAACATTTCCCTTCGTGTGCATGCGCTTTTAACACACGAAGGAACTACATTCATGCGCAAATTAAACTCGgcataaactttttttttttttttttttgtgcctaaaaaTGCCTTTTAAGCGAACGAGTCTCCGCCGGTTCCGTCTTGCACCTGTTGATGCGGCACACAAGTGCACGGCGCACTTGCATGAGAACTGTCCGCTGTCGCCCGAGGCTGGTGCACTCTGAAGTCCTGTTATTTTAACTTCTTGTTGTTAACATGAAGGGGTCACGTCCAGCGTGGGAACACAGAGTCAAAGGGCTCTGTCCACGTTGCTACCGCTACATGTGACGCAGAGACATGCACATAGGCTGTAAGCATGTTATGATAAGCACAGACAAGGACGCGGAGTAGAGGCATGCCTGAGCCTAATATGAACAGAGGTGCTCTTTGGTGAGATGGAGACTCAGACTGAGAGTGGGCAAAGTTTGGGATCCTCTGCTTCTTTGCAAAAACTGAAGACAAAGGATTTCTGATGAGCATCCATCTAAAAGCAATCAAGGCACTCTCTATTAACTGGAAAAAAGTTCTTTAAAGTCTTAATTACACAGGCTTCAGATCAGTTAAACATGATACATGACAATGTCATAAAACAATCATAATTTGTTTGAGGGTTGTTTATAGAGCTCAGAATTACAGTCTATGTACTGCATGCGCAAGCGTATGAACAGAAAGAATTTAGCAAAAGGTACACTTATCTTTACCATTTGAACAATAATAACATCCCATTAAGAATTATATAATACTTATTGATCTCAGAGGCCGTTTTACATAGCTCAAATAGCTTAGCTATTTTTCACCTGCTCAGAAGGGATCTTTACTCttaaaataattagaaaaaaaagcgttttgtgtttgtttgtgtacatgcaTTTGTCAGaatgtatttacatgtttttatgcaGGAGGCAGAATGTGCCTATGTGATAGTCTTGATGGCGGTGTACTGGTGCACAGAGGTCCTACCACTGGCTGTAACGGCTCTCCTCCCAGCCCTCCTTTTTCCCCTGTTTGGCATCATGCAATCCAAAGACGTAAGTAAAATAACTGCACCAGTGTGAAGAATTTGGTCAGCAGGGACGAatttctgttcacacacacCTCACTCCGCGTGATCCTGCTGTTTCAGGTGTGTATGCAGTACCTGAAGGACACAAACTTGTTGTTTGTGGGGGGGCTGATGGTTGCGGTTGCTGTGGAGCACTGGAATCTGCACAAGCGCATCGCCTTGAGGGTGCTGCTCTTTGTTGGTGTGCGTCCAGCGCTGTGAGTGGCTCAGTTTCATGCCTGCACAACAGATTCTCGGTTTGGCTTGTCATCTTTAAAAGCATATCTAATCAGCTATGATATAAAGACACCTGATAAAGATAAGGAAACTATCTTCATGTTTTGCATTGCCATCATAAATGTCTCTTTCTTTGCTGTCGTTTGTTGTAAAACACTTAATGTCCTCTCTTTCAATCAAAGGCCACtaacatggatttttttttcatcttactGGCAGTTTGATGTTGGGTTTCATGGGTGTGACAGCCTTCTTGTCCATGTGGATCAGTAACACGGCTACCACAGCCATGATGGTGCCTATTGTCCAAGCCGTGCTGGAACAGCTCAACAACAGTGATGCAGAAATACCTCAGATCCTCAGCTCAGAGGAGCAGGTTCAGACATCAGAGCCGGACAGCAAACAGCctccacagacagagaaacagagtgagGGACAAGGTGAGCCACGACTAAGTACAATGTTCTATCCGTTTTGCCGAGAAAAAACTTTCAAGAAAATGCACAGCATCACTGACTTTTCCTACTGATAAAACTGTGCTGctagcagctgttttcattcctCGCTCTTTGTTTGAAGGCCCAGTGGTGGTGACTTTCTTAGATGCTGCAGTGGAGGCTGCCAGGCATAGGGAGGCAGCAGAAAGGCGGAAAATGTGTAAAGGAATGACCCTATGTGTTTGTTATGCTGCCAGCATCGGAGGCACTGCCACACTGACAGGAACTGGTCCCAATCTTGTGCTCAAGGGCCAAATGAACCAGTGAGTGTTTTCTTATCATTTCTAAGTAGTACTCCAATATTAACTACCTTGTTTATTGAAATATTgtattccctttttttgttttgcttagaCTGTTCCCTCAAAATGAAGATGTGATTAACTTTGCCTCCTGGTTTGGCTTTGCCTTCCCCAACATGATCCTCATGCTCACACTGGCCTGGCTTTGGCTTCAGTTTGTCTTCATGGGATTCAAGTGAGTTCTGTGATGGTTAAAGCCTAATTATAGTGACAGAGACTTGAATCAGCATCAAGAAACTTTTTACCGCTTAAGGACTGTGAGTGTAGAGGTgacacaaagatttttttcttctcgttTGATCCCTCTAGTTTTAAGAAGACATGGGGCTGTGGGGCTGtgaagacagagaaggagattGCTGCCTATAATGTGATCCGTGAGCAGCACCGTCTGCTGGGGGCCATGTCCTTTGGAGAGATCAGTGTCCTGGGTCTCTTCACTCTGCTGGTGGTAATGTGGTTCACAAGGGATCCAGGCTTTGTCGATGGCTGGGCGACGGATATCTTCAACTCCAAAGCAGAGTttgtataaaaatatgtttgtatcTCTAATTCTATACGTATTTTTAGCTCATACACTGATTTATTTGATAAAACATTCATATAACTGGGTTTGTTCATTCTCTCATCACTCCACCCCTCAGGTATGTGACAGATGCCACCGTGGCAATCTTCATTGCTGTCCTTCTCTTTGTACTGCCCTCTAAGCCCCCACGTTTCTTTTCATGGAGGACTCAAAGTTTTGACACAGGTGAGCCATCATTCTGGAGGAATATAGATTATGTGTCATATTTTTATCCAAGTTTTGAGAGGTGGAGACTGTGCAGTGATTTCCCACTGACATTGAATTTATTGGATCCGTAGTACCCCATCAAACCGCTGGCCCAACTCCACCTCTGCTCACCTGGAAAGTTGCCCAAAAGAAGATGCCATGGGGCATTGTGCTCCTTCTTGGAGGAGGTTTTGCTTTGGCCAAGGGCAGTGAAGTAAGTGGATAAGACAGTCATAATGATTTTGGGAAAAATGGGCTAAGAGCTTATAGACAATACAGTAAGAATGATTATGTCTTggctggtgggggggggggggggtgatggcCTCATGGTTGGCTGTGTTTAGTTAGAGTCCACCATTCTCGCACTGGATTCAGATTGCCTACCTATGCACAAGGGATTGCGTATCAGAGCTGTATTAATTATTGCTAATGCAAAttgaacatttcctactgctgctagTTCAAATTTTCCTCTGAATGTGTTGCTCGAGCCAGTGTTAACTCAGCTGTATAGTTCCTGGAACTCTTTTCAGGAAAGAGTTTAACActatatatgtttttgtatgtactGTTTATCCCTTTAGGAATCAGGACTCTCAAAGTGGATGGGTGATCAAATGACTCCCCTGCAAAATATCCCTCCCTGGGCAATTGCTATCATTTTATGCCTACTGATTGCTACCTTCACTGAGTGCACTAGTAATGTGGCCACAGCAACGCTCTTCCTACCTGTCTTGGCCTCAATGGTAAGTTCTCAGAGAGAGTGAAATGTGTctcatataaaaaaaaggacaggcAGACAGTGTTGTTTAGCATCAGTGGTTCAGTGAAGTAAGGTTCTTCCTAGTGTAACTTCTTTTGAACAAATTTCCCCAATTGGAGTCCAGCATTGATACCACTCCCAGTGGGAACCAGACCATTTTCCATTGTTTGGGCACCCATCAAGTTGGTCATTCAGGCTGAATCTGTTTGGTCCCCTTCCCCGGGCCCCTCCTCCCATTAATAACCTGCCAAACACACCAATTCAGTCCAGTGCCTTGTGATGCTGCccaccctgctgctgctgaagaatGGCATTACTGTGCCCGCTAGTTGAGCACTGAACAGAACACCAAAGCTGGGTTGCGAAAGACAGTGCCAAGCAGGGGGTATTCAAATAGATATTGTTTTAACCCTcgtgtgaaaatagagatagaaagaaaagagagaaagaaaagagcatCTGGTCAGTTACAAGCATTTGAAAGTGGGAGATGACACTTTGTGGCAGTCATGGCTTGTGGCATGTCACTTTATGTGTCATCCTGTCTAGTGACTCTGTACAATTTgattttttgaacaaaaaacatctgacaagacaaaacactgacattgtgGCGGCCTGATATATGCAGCCTACAGTTTAAAGAAGACTAACTCTAAAGTTTAAGTCTTTTCAccctttgtttattttgggaACCAAAAATTACTGTGCACTTGTAAGCTACTGTGCTGCAGGATATGTAATTCAGACACAAATTCCACAGAGTAATGTTTTCTGCATCTTAGTAGTCTGCCATTATTGCTACATATGTAGCACTTTTCTATTTTAGATATCATGACTCAGCACCAAGTTGCAGGAATTACATCTTAATTACGCCCACCTAATGAGCGTTTCCACTCCACATAGAATTGCACATATTTTACTCTGAGTTATGAGTCAGTGTTTACAGTTGCAGGAAAAAAGTCATCCAGAGGTATCAAAGTTTTTGTGATCGAGGCTGTGTTCATCCCTGTCTCCTATTGTTGAAGTTTTCTGTGTGGTAATTGCAGTCTCAGTCCATTGGAATCAATCCATTGTACGTCATGGTGCCTTGTACTTTGAGTGCCTCATTCGCCTTCATGCTGCCTGTTGCTACGCCTCCAAATGCCATAGTCTTCTCTTACGGATACCTCAAGGTTGCTGACATGGTGAGTGTGGCAGTGGTTTGTTGGGTTTATTCAGTAAATTATATGTTGAATATGCTGTCACTCTAAAGGTGCCATAAGTTTTTGCTATCTCTGGGCAGCACTACTTCTTTGTCCTCTCATgctggactgagggcagactgaaTACTGCAatgactcactatcgcaaacTGGTATTAAAGAGGACGGGGCTAAGTGGGTAGcacgctaacttcagtagaagaaaagaagtgatagaaatagaagcaaaacgaGTCGAAATTGGCGTTGCtctccaccactggagacagctcttggtgagtaaaggaatgaagttcaATGCTGAACTCGCAAaatttcttctagactggtgaataaacagctgttaaagcTAATGTTGGCTGcgtagtgatagcaaaaacttaaatatagcACATTTTAGGCCACTGTTAACACTGTTAAATTTCTGAAACCCATGTTCACTTGTTGGTGTGACCTAAAACTACAacaggaatagtttgacattttgggaaatatgcatattggctttcttgccaaaagtaAGATGAGAAAATCAACACTGTTAAGGTGTGTTCAGACGGAACAGCCCTGTTGACAAAGCAGATTCATAAGCATCAGGATAAGCATGTTGTTGGTGAAGCTGAATCTATTTCAACTGGTGTGGCCACACCTTAACGTCAGTTTGCAATGTCTGAATCATTTCTAATTGCGACTTTGTATGCAGTTGCATCACCTCTAAATTTAACGTAATGTCTTTACAATGGGTGgatggggttgtttttttattgcataGATGTTTTCATCTATGCAATAAAAAAAGGGGacagtttttgactttttgactttGACTTAACTTAACTAATAAGACTTaactttttcttctcctttctcttctcctccagtctttctcttcctctttctttcacttaCTTCTCTTTCGCAATCTTTCCTTTCCACTCTTATAAAAAATCTTCgtactcaattttttttttttcaggccaagTCATATTCCCCATCTACAACTTGTAAAACAAGTTACAGAGGTGGCCCACATTAGCCGTCAACATCTGCTAAACAAATAGCATGTTAaatatgtcaaattaaaaattatgcACTACATTTGTAGATCGCATGGTAGCCTACATCCAAGTAGTTCGTATGCCTATAAATTTAAGATACCTATCACCTGGTAGTATGATTCGTAAGTCCAGTAACCTCACCCCTGATTCTAACCCTGTGTTACCTCCTGGCTTGAAAAGACGTTTGTGATGATGTTGTGGATTCACTTGACACTTGCTAGTGTCTGGTTGAGTTTTGCCAGGcagttttctctaaaactaGGCAAGCAAGTGGTTAGTAGTAGAAGAAGAGTGGTATTAAGCTGCGACGTTGAGAAAACCAGCCCCTTCTACTGGCCAAAACCAGCACAACGCGAGATGTCTGCCCGTCTGCTCTGCTGCCCGTTCTTTCTTtcctatttgtttttaattcacagtTAAAAATTGGGACATTTCATTCCTATGGTCACCTACTATAGCCTTATATTTATTgaacagatatgagagtgatatTGATTTTACTCAAACAGTGTAGAGTGCACACATCCAAAAACCTTTTACAGGCAAaggggtcaaaaaaaaaaaactgaaggcaaaagtctgaaaaaagaTCTGCATGCTTTTTTGATAGCCCGTAGTAACGTTTTGATGTAACAGAGATCTTCATCAGGTATTGATAATGACTTCACAGTTATCagccttctcatctaactcaagaaaacagataaatcataaaatttaaaaaaatgatacattatatttctcaaaatctCGAGATATTGCTTTAAGATCATTGCATACTCTTCTTCTCCACCAGGCCAGAACAGGAATAGTCATGAACATCATTGGCATCCTGTGTATTACACTGGCCATCAACAGCTGGGGCAAGGCCATGTTTAACCTGGACTCCTTCCCTGTCTGGGCCAATGCCACTGGAGTGTGAGCCTGGATCTACCAAAGGAGATGATCCATGCAAACCCTGCCCTCCCTGTCCACAAGTGCCACGCAAAGAGCTCTGGTCAGAGCAACAGCGTAGGACCACACAGTGGACTGCATGCGTCTGATTGCTGTTAGGATACAAGCCCCACAGGGCTTGTTTTCTTTGACACCTGAGTATTGTTTGTGAAAGAAAGTGGTTATGAATATGAATGGGAATGGAAGAAGAGTGGAAGAAggattaaaatctttttttttcaatttacattGTATCATAATGAAGTCACACTTTATGCTCATAAAACAGTATGACATAATTCATACTctcattatttatttgcttaAATTAAGAGACTCCTTCTAAGAGACTCCAGTCAATTCTAGAGACACCATTCAAGTCAATTCTTTTTGTATATCAAGGGAAATCAAAGGAAGATAACATAGCACGAACATAACTTTTACAACACATTTACCCAAGTCCACCAATccaaagtacagttttgaggtacttgtactttacttaaggatttacatattttgccacttctgcttttacttaagttacacttcagagggaaatattgtccttttttatttatcttacagctgtagttactagttacttttcacatTAAGATTTTGCATTGAAAAcatatcagtttaaaaaaaaaaatatgatacatttttacagattaaactacccaactgCATACGGAGTTGTTATAATTAGCCCCCACCTCAACCAGATGCTACATTAAAATCCATGTAACTGtaaatataatagtaataatcCAACAACATTACATATAATAATATGACAAGGGTAGTCCCAGTACCTACTTGTATGCTCtacttttgatacatttttgtgtcaatatttctgtactttcacttaagtaaaatattGACTGCAAGTCTTTTACttgcaatggagtatttttaaatcatagttttacaacttttacttaagtaaaatacttcttccactgcCAGTTCTAAGTGCTGAATTTTACATGCGCATCTCTGAAAACAAATTCATACTAACAAAGACTGTGAGTTAGGTGATCTATTTTGGTATTTAATAGCAGAGACCAGACTACAAGTAAACGTGTTTTTCCCCCTTGCATCCTAATCAACCCCTACATTGACCTGTATATATATGAGGGGATATGATACTTCCAGCATCAGTTGAACTTTGAAATCTATCATCAATACAAAAGTAAGAACTTTGTGTCTGGCTTGTACAAACATACCGACTTATCgtactgtaaacacatttttaatattttggtcaATAAAGTATGTGACGACACTGTGAAATGTCTCACTGCAATACTGAATTCTGTCTGAATTGCAATAAAATGGTATTTAATAATCactgtttctaattttttttatcttacatTTCAAGACTTTTGAACATATGAATGATAAATGAAGTCTCCTCTCTGCCAAAATGACCAGGGGACTGAGTTAACCAACATTTCACTGGCTTGTGacaaactataaaaaaataaaagacatgagTCTTAATATAGAgagttttaatgtttcttttttgttacattCCCTTTACATATAGTGATTTaataacactggaaaaaaacaacttacattgactaaatcattcattttacatATACGGCGTTATTTAACGAACAAGGCATGATATCGTCCGTGGTTCAAGTTGTGcacacaatatttttaaatactaCAAAAAACACTAGGTTTAAAATTTAAGATGCTGATTTTACAGCAGAATCTTAACAGTGTGGCCTGGTATAATCTTTCAAACAATTCACAGGCTTCGGTAAAACAGGTGGAAAGAAAACTCAGTcttagaggaaaaaaacagcatggtTATCCCTCACGGccttctaaaataaaaatgatcccACTTTAATCACCAGTCAACTCTTTCTCAACTTAATATGAAAAttacttgtgttttgtattgCACTGCCTCTTGCTTAGTGACCTCCAGTCTCGTCCATAAAGATGATATAATCCTGTAAACATAGTGCGGCAAACTACTGTAATCCTGCGCTGAAAGGCCACACCTAATGTAAGTAGGCTAGAGCTCTGTGTCATTGTCCTTTTGCTTAGATGTTGCGTGAGACAAGGGTCAAAGCAGTTATGTTGTCCAGCGTTGTCTTGCATCATAAACATTATGAGCTCAAAGAAGAAATCACTTCTCCATTAAAATACTCCTGAGAATTTATTCACAGCCTTATGAGGATCCCAAGGAGTATCTGTCACCACAACGAGCATTATGTTTTACAGGAAAGACAAAAGGTCATCATAATTCACaaggtacatacagtatatggcagTAAACAGCACCAAATTATGTCAGCGTTATTGTGTGACAGTGGAAAACACGTTACACTGCAGCAAAGGTAGCtgggagaaagaaatgaaaggatCCCATCAAAGCTCTGCTCTTAGTTCTGTTGGACAATTAAAATGTTAGACGGTTTAAAAGTGGTTAACAAGCGGTTGGGTGCATAGAGCCGTTCAGATCACTATGATCTTGGGTCCCACTAGTGTATGTAATTACAGtgcctttctctccctttaCTGCCTCTCAGCCACCCACTAATTATCCAATTGAAACACATCCTTATGTATCATAGCCTCCATTATTGGCTATATATACACGTAAGGCTTCAGTAAGAAACTGAACCTGCAAATTGTTCTTTGAGCTGGGGTTTCATGCGACTGACTGCACACACAAGACCTCTGGTGAACCCAAAAACACGCTTCTATTAACTCCTTATAAACTAGGCCCTCTTGTTGCAGAGTAAGCAAGTAGGAAGCTTAATAAATGACTTCAGGTCAAAAATAAATCCATTAGGGATTCAAGAAAAATCTTCCAGGCACACCAGAGGTTTTGTGTCTTGTCCACCTGTTGCACTTGAGAGTACTTTGTGGATGGGAAGTCTTTTTAAGGCCACATTGGCCTTCCACCTCCTCTGTATCAGTTACACATGAGCACAATATGTAGCCTGTCTGATACAATCAATCCTCCCCTGCACATAAAGACTTTTGTGTAGAGATGGTTTCTGTTAGCAATCCGAATATCCTATTAACTTGCAGACAAGAGTCAAGCCAAAAACTGAAAGAtccagaggaggacagagggccTTTCTTTGCACTCTTCAGGCCAAAGTACATTCATACTGATCAGGCTAAACTGATAAAACCACCTTGCAATCATTTCCTTGCTGGAATATATATCTGAGtcttcacacttttttttttttgcctaaaacTCACCAAAATTGTCTTCTGTATCAGGTGCCCCAAATCAAAATGTCCTGTACATTATAAAGTACTATGACAATACCAGAAATACTGATGACAGTTAACAAATCCCAAAGCACTTTAGCCGGAAGTATAATCTGGAGCTTATCTATACTGCTTAAAATGACTTGAAAATGATAATGAATACTATAAAAGTACTGTGGACGGTTTTCTGAAAAACAGGGCACTGTCTGTGATTCAGATGTGATAAAAAGCGCACTACATTATTCAGACTTAAATAATCTTCTGTATGTCCAAAGAATGAGGCCTCGTCTGAATGGAAAAGAAGCTGCCCATGTTGATTGGATTATCACAGATAATAGGACTGatatgattttgatttttagccatgctgtCATTGCTGCCCTTCGGCCTGCCAGTCAGTCCACCAGCCTAACagagcagctagcatggctgtgggCTCTCAGCCGATTTTGTGGTACTGTATATGCAAGGCCGATAGCCAACCGGGCAAGGCAGGAACCTTTCTTGGGGCCAAAAAGTCAGGGCCCCCAAAAGCCACAGTTTTACTCAGTGGCATGCAGTGTGTAGTAATTTGATTAACTATAACTTTAGTTGGGGATATGAGAATATGTACTACCAAAGCACAATATCCACTTACATCATGAGGGGATTCAGGCGGGTGCTGTTTTATTACCTGTTCTTGTGGTCCTGTGTCAAAATCAGTTGACATTGTGCCTACATCATGCGTATTTCtgaattaatttgtatttagtCAAATTAGTCAAAATCACACGGCAAACATGTTGGCATGTTATATTCcagcaaaagaagaaatactGCACATATTACACAGGAAGACGGAGGACCGGGTCTTGATAGGGATAGGGACCCGGCAGGTCATTTTTAACCCGGGGCCTCTCAGCAGGTTAATCCTGCCATGTGAGCTCTGTCATTCACAAGGACTGTACTCCTttcacgagagagagagagacgcttCATTTCAGAATCATATGCTCTCTTTTGCGGTCCCTTCATGTTTACTGGTGCTTTCTGAGGGATGCCATGGATTTACCTCTCGCCAGGAATCGCACTCAAAACCCTGCACCTTCGGGAAATTTCCCCTTTAAGCCACTTGTTCTGTGTGTGCCACACATGTGCTCAAAAACAGGGCGAAGGATGACTCATCGGACTGCATGACCACAGTTCATGTGCGCTTTGCACCGCTTCACTCTCAAAAAGGGCATTTTTAGGTGTAATAAGAGGTTGAGGCAGTGCAACCCTGCTATTGTGTCCATCTCTCTGAAGTTCGCAATCTACTGTTTTGATGAAACTGCCTGTTCAATTGAGCCTCGGATTGACATGTACAAAGTCGCCTGCCTGTTTTTCTCGttcaaaacaaagcacagacGTTTTTGGTGATCAAAGAGCATGCACCTCTATTC is a window encoding:
- the slc13a5b gene encoding solute carrier family 13 member 5, with amino-acid sequence MAFFKYLRSVKNGLILFSAPLLLLPLPLVIGTSEAECAYVIVLMAVYWCTEVLPLAVTALLPALLFPLFGIMQSKDVCMQYLKDTNLLFVGGLMVAVAVEHWNLHKRIALRVLLFVGVRPALLMLGFMGVTAFLSMWISNTATTAMMVPIVQAVLEQLNNSDAEIPQILSSEEQVQTSEPDSKQPPQTEKQSEGQGPVVVTFLDAAVEAARHREAAERRKMCKGMTLCVCYAASIGGTATLTGTGPNLVLKGQMNQLFPQNEDVINFASWFGFAFPNMILMLTLAWLWLQFVFMGFNFKKTWGCGAVKTEKEIAAYNVIREQHRLLGAMSFGEISVLGLFTLLVVMWFTRDPGFVDGWATDIFNSKAEYVTDATVAIFIAVLLFVLPSKPPRFFSWRTQSFDTVPHQTAGPTPPLLTWKVAQKKMPWGIVLLLGGGFALAKGSEESGLSKWMGDQMTPLQNIPPWAIAIILCLLIATFTECTSNVATATLFLPVLASMSQSIGINPLYVMVPCTLSASFAFMLPVATPPNAIVFSYGYLKVADMARTGIVMNIIGILCITLAINSWGKAMFNLDSFPVWANATGV